Proteins found in one Corynebacterium freneyi genomic segment:
- a CDS encoding LutC/YkgG family protein: MNVAKQEMLARIRDAHARARQGRVISEGAGIDPGVPGEEYPVPRDYIRGRRTPGVELIDLLVDRLVDYRAEVIRCDDDAKAIGEAVSKALADHGVERVGIPVGLDEAWLGDVDEVVVDEPGLFAPTELDVLDGVVTSSAVTSAETGTIFLDGSPACGRRALTLVPDLHVCVVPADTIVDGVPEAIARLEPTAPITMISGPSATSDIELNRVEGVHGPRTLVVVIAG; this comes from the coding sequence ATGAACGTCGCAAAGCAGGAAATGCTCGCCCGAATCCGCGACGCCCACGCCCGCGCGCGGCAGGGACGCGTGATTTCGGAGGGCGCCGGCATCGACCCCGGCGTGCCCGGCGAGGAGTACCCCGTTCCGCGCGATTACATCCGCGGGCGGCGGACGCCCGGCGTCGAGCTCATCGACCTGCTCGTCGATCGACTGGTGGATTACCGCGCCGAGGTCATCCGCTGCGACGACGATGCCAAGGCGATCGGCGAGGCGGTGTCGAAGGCCCTCGCCGACCATGGCGTGGAGCGCGTCGGCATCCCCGTCGGCCTCGACGAAGCGTGGCTGGGCGATGTCGACGAGGTCGTCGTCGACGAGCCGGGCCTGTTCGCGCCGACGGAACTCGACGTGCTCGACGGCGTCGTGACGTCCTCGGCCGTCACCTCCGCCGAAACCGGCACCATCTTCCTCGACGGCTCCCCCGCCTGCGGGCGACGCGCCCTGACCCTGGTGCCCGACCTGCACGTGTGCGTCGTGCCCGCCGACACCATCGTCGACGGTGTGCCCGAGGCCATCGCCCGCCTGGAGCCGACCGCGCCGATCACCATGATCTCCGGGCCGTCGGCGACGTCGGACATCGAACTCAACCGCGTCGAGGGCGTCCACGGCCCGCGCACCCTGGTGGTGGTCATCGCCGGGTAG
- a CDS encoding lactate utilization protein B, whose translation MSPVNLGLPVPPRAPAGVGHLRGDEGFTAAAHHELRNDQLRANLHNATHAIRAKRGEVVGEKPDWEELRLAGSAIKRDVMARLPELLEEFEAAVTARGGHVHWARDAAEANAIVTDLVRATGETDIIKVKSMATQEIGLNEALADAGISARETDLAELIVQLGEDKPSHILVPAIHRNRDEIRDIFRRGIPGVDPDLGSEPAELAEASRLFLRDQFMNAKVAISGANFGVAETGTVAVVESEGNGRMCLTLPETLITVMGIEKLLPRFQDLEVFLQLLPRSSTGERMNPYTSMWTGVTDGDGPSEFHIVLLDNGRTATLSDPIGREALKCIRCSACLNICPVYERAGGHAYGSTYPGPIGAILSPQLTGMDSAKDPNASLPYASSLCGACFEVCPVRIDIPAALLELRHQKVRDHRPPVEGKLFGLLGWVMGGPRLWDMAVRSASLARVLGLRDGEIHRLPLFLSGWSDARDTPVPPKKAFRSWWGTDAARAMLDDEAAHTVPSNINGGGDATDDTEEATR comes from the coding sequence ATGAGCCCCGTCAACCTGGGCCTGCCCGTGCCCCCGCGCGCCCCCGCAGGCGTCGGCCATTTGCGCGGCGACGAGGGCTTCACCGCCGCCGCCCACCACGAACTGCGCAACGACCAGCTGCGCGCCAACCTGCACAACGCCACCCACGCCATCCGCGCCAAACGCGGCGAGGTCGTCGGCGAGAAGCCCGACTGGGAGGAGCTGCGCCTGGCGGGGTCGGCCATCAAGCGCGACGTCATGGCCCGGCTGCCGGAGCTGCTCGAGGAGTTCGAGGCGGCGGTGACCGCCCGCGGCGGCCACGTCCACTGGGCGCGCGACGCCGCCGAGGCCAACGCCATCGTCACCGACCTGGTGCGGGCGACGGGCGAGACGGACATCATCAAGGTCAAGTCCATGGCCACGCAGGAAATCGGGCTCAACGAGGCCTTGGCCGACGCCGGCATCTCCGCCCGCGAAACCGACCTGGCGGAGCTGATCGTCCAGCTCGGCGAGGACAAGCCGTCGCACATCCTCGTCCCCGCCATCCACCGCAACCGCGACGAGATCCGCGACATCTTCCGCCGCGGCATCCCGGGCGTCGACCCGGACCTGGGCAGCGAGCCCGCCGAACTCGCCGAGGCGTCGCGGCTGTTCCTGCGCGATCAGTTCATGAACGCCAAGGTGGCCATCTCGGGCGCGAACTTCGGCGTCGCCGAAACCGGCACCGTCGCCGTCGTCGAATCCGAGGGCAACGGCCGCATGTGCCTGACGTTGCCGGAGACGCTGATCACGGTGATGGGCATCGAGAAGCTGCTGCCGCGTTTCCAGGACCTCGAGGTGTTCCTGCAGCTGCTGCCCCGGTCGTCGACGGGCGAGCGCATGAACCCGTACACCTCGATGTGGACCGGCGTCACCGACGGCGACGGCCCGAGCGAATTCCACATCGTGCTGCTGGACAACGGCCGCACCGCCACGCTGTCCGATCCCATCGGCCGCGAGGCGCTGAAGTGCATCCGCTGTTCGGCGTGCCTGAACATTTGCCCCGTCTACGAGCGCGCCGGCGGCCACGCCTACGGTTCGACGTACCCGGGGCCGATCGGCGCGATCCTGTCGCCGCAGCTGACGGGCATGGATTCGGCGAAGGACCCGAACGCGTCGCTGCCGTACGCGTCGTCGTTGTGCGGGGCGTGCTTCGAGGTGTGCCCGGTGCGCATCGACATCCCGGCGGCGCTGCTGGAGCTGCGGCACCAGAAGGTCCGCGACCATCGCCCGCCGGTGGAGGGCAAGCTGTTCGGCCTGCTCGGGTGGGTCATGGGCGGCCCGCGCCTGTGGGACATGGCCGTGCGTTCGGCGTCGTTGGCCCGCGTGCTGGGGCTTCGCGACGGCGAGATCCACCGCCTGCCGCTGTTCCTGTCCGGCTGGTCGGATGCCCGCGACACTCCCGTGCCCCCGAAGAAGGCGTTCCGGTCGTGGTGGGGCACCGATGCGGCGCGGGCGATGCTTGACGACGAAGCCGCCCACACCGTTCCGTCGAACATCAACGGCGGCGGCGACGCCACCGACGACACCGAGGAGGCGACCCGATGA
- a CDS encoding (Fe-S)-binding protein — translation MKVALFATCVGDVMFPSAVQATAAVLTRLGCDVVFPATQTCCGQMHVNTGYQEEALPQIDAYADAFTDPSVDYVVAPSGSCAGAVRHQHPMIASRFGTAAQADAARTCADKTLDLSEFIVDVAGVTDVGAWFPHRVTYHSTCHSLRVLHVGDRPLRLLRAVDGIDLVDLPAAEECCGFGGTFSVKNAETSAAMVADKVDHIESTGAEFVTAGDASCLLNIGGSLRKRDSEAKALHIAEILASTKRRPYEGDAR, via the coding sequence ATGAAGGTCGCCCTATTCGCCACCTGCGTCGGCGACGTGATGTTCCCGTCCGCGGTGCAGGCCACCGCCGCGGTGCTCACCCGACTCGGCTGCGACGTCGTCTTCCCCGCCACGCAGACGTGCTGCGGACAAATGCACGTCAACACCGGATACCAGGAAGAGGCGCTCCCCCAGATCGACGCCTACGCCGACGCGTTCACCGATCCGTCGGTCGACTACGTCGTCGCCCCCTCCGGGTCCTGCGCCGGCGCCGTGCGCCACCAGCACCCGATGATCGCCTCGCGTTTCGGCACCGCCGCCCAAGCCGACGCCGCCCGCACGTGCGCGGACAAAACCCTCGACCTGTCGGAGTTCATCGTCGACGTCGCCGGCGTCACCGACGTCGGGGCGTGGTTTCCGCACCGCGTCACCTACCACTCCACGTGCCACAGCCTGCGCGTCCTCCACGTCGGCGACCGGCCGCTGCGGCTGCTGCGCGCCGTCGACGGCATCGACCTGGTCGATCTGCCCGCCGCCGAGGAGTGCTGCGGCTTCGGCGGCACCTTCAGCGTGAAGAACGCCGAAACCTCCGCGGCCATGGTCGCCGACAAGGTCGACCACATCGAGTCCACCGGCGCGGAGTTCGTCACCGCCGGCGACGCGTCCTGCCTGCTCAACATCGGCGGCTCGCTGCGCAAACGCGACTCGGAGGCGAAGGCTCTGCACATCGCCGAGATCCTCGCCTCCACCAAACGCCGCCCGTATGAAGGAGACGCCCGATGA
- the argS gene encoding arginine--tRNA ligase, with product MTPAELAALIRGLAVDVFTEHDLDPSVLPDEVVVERPRNPEHGDYATNVAMQAAGRAGAKPRDVAGWLVDKLAEADGIDEASVAGPGFINIRLGSAAQGKIVSEILAAGDAWGNGDDYAGTKVNLEFVSANPTGPIHLGGTRWAAVGDALGRVLTARGADVTREYYFNDHGGQIDRFARSLVAAAKNEPTPEDGYGGDYIADIAAKIVDVRPDALDGEPAQVQELFRAEGVELMFAHIKQSLHEFGTDFDVYFHENSLFESGAVEASVEKLKNDGKLYEHDGAWWLKSTDYGDDKDRVVIKSDGNAAYIAGDIAYAKDKFDRGFDLCIYMLGADHHGYIARLKAAAAALGYDADAVEVLIGQMVNLVRDGEAVRMSKRAGTVITLDDLVEAIGIDAARYSLIRSSVDSSLDIDLALWASQSNDNPVYYVQYGHARISSIARRAAEAGVTSDGADFGLLTHDREGELIRTLGEFPAVVAAAAQLREPHRVARYAEQLAGVFHRFYDACQILPKAGEDAEPLHAARLGLAEATRQTLANALGLLGVTAPERM from the coding sequence ATGACTCCAGCCGAACTCGCCGCCCTGATCCGCGGCCTCGCCGTCGACGTCTTCACCGAACACGACCTGGACCCGTCCGTCCTGCCGGACGAGGTCGTCGTCGAGCGACCCCGCAACCCGGAGCACGGCGACTACGCCACCAACGTCGCCATGCAGGCCGCCGGACGCGCCGGCGCCAAGCCCCGCGACGTCGCCGGCTGGCTGGTGGACAAGCTCGCCGAGGCCGACGGCATCGACGAAGCGTCGGTGGCCGGTCCGGGATTCATCAACATCCGGCTGGGCTCCGCCGCCCAGGGCAAGATCGTTTCCGAGATCCTCGCCGCCGGCGACGCGTGGGGCAACGGCGACGACTACGCCGGCACCAAAGTCAACCTGGAGTTCGTCTCCGCCAACCCCACCGGCCCGATCCACCTCGGCGGCACCCGCTGGGCCGCCGTCGGCGACGCCCTGGGCCGGGTGCTCACCGCCCGCGGCGCCGACGTCACCCGCGAGTATTACTTCAACGACCACGGCGGCCAGATCGACCGCTTCGCCCGCTCCCTCGTCGCCGCCGCCAAGAACGAGCCGACGCCGGAAGACGGCTACGGCGGCGACTACATCGCCGACATCGCCGCCAAGATCGTCGACGTCCGTCCCGACGCCCTCGACGGCGAGCCCGCGCAGGTGCAGGAACTGTTCCGCGCCGAGGGCGTGGAGCTGATGTTCGCCCACATCAAGCAGTCGCTGCACGAATTCGGCACCGACTTCGACGTCTACTTCCACGAAAACTCGCTGTTCGAGTCCGGGGCGGTCGAGGCGTCGGTGGAGAAGCTGAAGAACGACGGCAAACTCTACGAGCACGACGGCGCCTGGTGGCTGAAGTCCACCGACTACGGCGACGACAAGGACCGCGTCGTCATCAAGTCCGACGGCAACGCCGCCTACATCGCCGGCGACATCGCCTATGCGAAGGACAAGTTCGACCGCGGCTTCGACCTGTGCATCTACATGCTCGGCGCCGACCACCACGGCTACATCGCCCGCCTGAAGGCCGCCGCCGCGGCGCTGGGCTACGACGCCGACGCCGTCGAGGTGCTCATCGGCCAGATGGTCAACCTGGTGCGCGACGGCGAGGCGGTGCGCATGTCCAAGCGCGCCGGCACCGTCATCACGCTCGACGACCTGGTGGAGGCCATCGGCATCGACGCCGCCCGCTACTCGCTGATCCGCTCGTCGGTCGACTCCTCCCTGGACATCGACCTGGCGCTGTGGGCGTCGCAGTCCAACGACAACCCCGTCTACTACGTGCAGTACGGCCACGCGCGCATCAGCTCCATCGCCCGCCGCGCCGCCGAGGCCGGCGTGACCTCCGACGGCGCCGACTTCGGTCTGCTGACCCACGACCGCGAGGGCGAGCTCATCCGCACCCTCGGCGAGTTCCCAGCCGTGGTCGCCGCCGCCGCGCAGCTGCGCGAGCCGCACCGCGTCGCCCGCTACGCCGAGCAGCTCGCCGGCGTGTTCCACCGTTTCTACGACGCCTGCCAGATTCTGCCGAAGGCAGGGGAGGACGCCGAGCCCCTCCACGCCGCCCGCCTGGGGCTGGCCGAGGCCACGCGCCAGACCCTCGCCAACGCGCTGGGCCTGCTCGGCGTCACCGCCCCGGAGAGGATGTAG
- the lysA gene encoding diaminopimelate decarboxylase — protein sequence MADTARTGTAAFNGLPAHVWPRNASRGDDGVVSIAGVKLTDVAERFGTPVMVVDEDDFRSRCRDMAAAFGGPERVHYASKAFLTRTVARWVDEEGLSLDVASLNELRIALMADFPAERITAHGNNKDDEFLRACVVEGVGHVVLDSDQELERLEIIAGEEGRTQRVMVRVKPGIEAHTHEFIATSHEDQKFGFSLASGSAYRAAEAAVKAEHLDLVGLHCHVGSQVFDARGFTAAADRVLELYSRIHDELGVVLPELDLGGGYGIAYTEDEEPLDVDAVARELLAAVARIAEELGIDAPTVLVEPGRAIAGPGTVTVYEVGTVKDVTVAEGVTRRYLSVDGGMSDNIRPALYGSLYDARLVSRMAEGRPTATRIVGSHCESGDILIRDADYPDDIRRGDLVALAATGAYAYAMASRYNAFSRPAVVSVRDGVVTPMMRRETIRDFLALEG from the coding sequence GTGGCCGATACCGCGCGCACCGGCACCGCCGCCTTCAACGGACTGCCCGCCCACGTCTGGCCCCGCAACGCCTCCCGCGGCGACGACGGCGTCGTCTCCATCGCGGGCGTGAAGCTGACCGACGTCGCCGAGCGTTTCGGCACCCCGGTCATGGTCGTCGACGAAGACGACTTCCGTTCGCGCTGCCGTGACATGGCGGCGGCCTTCGGGGGGCCGGAGCGCGTGCATTACGCGTCGAAGGCGTTTTTGACGCGCACCGTCGCACGCTGGGTCGACGAGGAGGGGCTGTCCCTCGACGTCGCCTCCCTCAACGAGTTGCGCATCGCGCTGATGGCGGATTTCCCGGCCGAGCGCATCACCGCGCACGGCAACAACAAGGACGACGAGTTCCTCCGCGCCTGCGTCGTCGAGGGGGTCGGCCACGTCGTCCTCGACAGCGACCAGGAGCTCGAGCGGCTGGAGATCATCGCGGGCGAGGAGGGCCGGACCCAGCGGGTGATGGTCCGCGTCAAGCCCGGCATCGAGGCCCACACGCACGAATTCATCGCCACCAGCCACGAGGACCAGAAGTTCGGTTTCTCCCTGGCGTCCGGTTCGGCCTACCGTGCCGCGGAGGCTGCGGTGAAGGCGGAGCATCTCGACCTGGTGGGGCTGCATTGCCACGTCGGTTCGCAGGTGTTCGATGCCCGCGGGTTCACCGCGGCCGCCGATCGGGTGCTGGAGCTGTACTCGCGCATCCACGACGAACTCGGCGTGGTCCTGCCGGAGCTCGATCTCGGCGGCGGTTACGGCATCGCCTACACCGAGGATGAGGAGCCGCTGGACGTCGACGCGGTCGCCCGCGAACTGCTCGCCGCCGTGGCCCGCATCGCCGAGGAGCTGGGCATCGACGCTCCGACGGTGCTCGTCGAGCCGGGTCGCGCCATCGCCGGCCCCGGCACGGTCACCGTCTACGAGGTCGGCACGGTCAAGGACGTCACCGTCGCCGAGGGCGTCACCCGCCGCTACCTGTCGGTCGACGGCGGCATGAGCGACAACATCCGCCCCGCCCTGTACGGCTCGCTTTACGACGCCCGCCTGGTGTCCCGCATGGCCGAGGGGCGACCCACGGCGACGCGCATCGTCGGATCGCACTGCGAATCGGGCGACATCCTCATCCGCGACGCCGACTACCCCGACGACATCCGTCGCGGCGATCTCGTCGCCCTGGCCGCCACCGGCGCGTACGCCTATGCGATGGCCAGCCGCTACAACGCCTTTTCCAGGCCCGCGGTGGTCAGCGTGCGCGACGGCGTCGTCACGCCCATGATGCGGCGCGAAACCATCCGGGACTTCCTGGCCCTGGAAGGGTAG
- a CDS encoding homoserine dehydrogenase, with product MSTNNEATFNPGKGAGESVGVAILGLGTVGTEVLRLLGEKAEDFERRIGGPIEVKGVAVRDKSKPRPGIDPELITDDAFSLVERDDVDLVVEVIGGIDYPRRVVLAALRAGKSVVTANKALVAAHGAELSEAADSSGADLFFEAAVAAAIPIVGPLRRSLAGDTVNKVVGIVNGTTNFILDAMDSTGADYDEMLAEATRLGYAEADPTADVEGHDAASKAAILSSLAFHTRVTADDVHCEGISGITADDIAAAKAADCTIKLLATCERVKDEDGNEGISARVYPALIPRRHPLATVRESFNAVFIVAEAAGNLMLYGNGAGGNPTASAVLGDVVAAARNIVHGGRAPGDSTYANLPILDFGDVRTRYHIDLHVDDRLGVLAEVAQTFADHGISLRTVRQEGANPGARLVIITHRAKERELEATVEALRNLDAVLEVNSVIRIEGMDI from the coding sequence ATGAGCACGAACAACGAGGCCACCTTCAACCCCGGCAAGGGCGCGGGCGAGTCCGTCGGCGTGGCCATTCTCGGCCTCGGCACCGTCGGCACCGAGGTGCTGCGCCTGCTGGGCGAGAAGGCCGAGGATTTCGAGCGCCGCATCGGCGGCCCCATCGAGGTCAAGGGCGTCGCGGTCCGCGACAAGTCCAAGCCGCGCCCCGGCATCGATCCCGAGCTGATCACCGACGACGCCTTCTCTCTCGTCGAGCGCGACGACGTCGACCTGGTCGTCGAGGTCATCGGCGGCATCGATTACCCGCGCCGCGTTGTGCTCGCCGCCCTGCGCGCCGGCAAGTCCGTGGTCACCGCCAACAAGGCGCTCGTCGCCGCCCACGGCGCCGAGCTGTCCGAGGCCGCCGATTCCTCCGGCGCCGACCTGTTCTTCGAGGCCGCAGTCGCCGCCGCGATCCCGATCGTCGGCCCGCTGCGTCGCTCGCTGGCCGGCGACACGGTCAACAAGGTCGTCGGCATCGTCAACGGCACCACCAACTTCATCCTCGACGCCATGGACTCCACCGGCGCCGACTACGACGAGATGCTCGCCGAGGCCACCCGCCTGGGCTACGCCGAAGCCGACCCGACCGCCGACGTCGAGGGCCACGACGCCGCCTCCAAGGCCGCGATCCTGTCCTCCCTGGCGTTCCACACCCGCGTCACCGCCGACGACGTGCACTGCGAGGGCATCTCCGGCATCACCGCCGACGACATCGCCGCCGCCAAGGCCGCCGACTGCACCATCAAGCTGCTGGCCACCTGCGAGCGAGTCAAGGACGAGGACGGCAACGAGGGCATCTCCGCCCGCGTCTACCCGGCGCTGATCCCGCGCCGCCACCCGCTGGCCACCGTCCGCGAGTCCTTCAACGCCGTGTTCATCGTCGCCGAGGCCGCCGGCAACCTGATGCTGTACGGCAACGGCGCCGGCGGAAATCCGACCGCCTCGGCCGTGCTCGGCGACGTCGTCGCCGCCGCCCGCAACATCGTCCACGGCGGCCGCGCCCCGGGCGACTCGACCTACGCCAACCTTCCCATCCTGGATTTCGGAGACGTGCGCACCCGCTACCACATCGACCTCCACGTCGACGACCGCCTCGGCGTGCTCGCCGAGGTCGCCCAGACCTTCGCCGACCACGGCATTTCGCTGCGCACCGTCCGCCAGGAGGGCGCCAACCCGGGGGCGCGGCTGGTGATCATCACCCACCGCGCCAAGGAGCGCGAGCTGGAGGCCACGGTCGAGGCCCTGCGGAACCTCGACGCCGTCCTGGAGGTCAACTCCGTCATCCGCATCGAGGGAATGGACATCTAG
- the thrB gene encoding homoserine kinase yields the protein MAQELLPGQKVRVTVPGSSANLGPGFDTLGLALSIYDTVEVEVIEAGVEVEIYGEGAEELPTNESHLVVRAIRSGLRAAGMEAPGLRVVCHNTIPQSRGLGSSAAAAVAGVAAANGLCGFPLSEDQVIQEASVFEGHPDNAAASVLGGAVVSWTDKPVDGRTAPQYRAVGLDVHPDIRATALVPSFHASTNAVRQVLPSDVSHIDARFNVSRVAVMVTALTSHPELLWEGTRDRLHQTYRAEVLPVTAEWVNRLRNRGYAAFLSGAGPTCLVLSTEEIPAKVLDEAREAGIKVMELTVAGPVQVEVES from the coding sequence ATGGCCCAGGAACTGCTGCCGGGCCAGAAGGTCCGGGTGACGGTGCCGGGTTCGTCCGCGAACCTCGGTCCCGGGTTCGACACCCTGGGTCTGGCTCTGTCCATCTACGACACCGTCGAGGTCGAGGTCATCGAGGCCGGCGTCGAGGTGGAGATCTACGGCGAAGGCGCCGAGGAGCTGCCGACCAACGAATCGCACCTGGTGGTCCGCGCCATCCGCTCGGGTCTGCGCGCCGCGGGCATGGAGGCCCCGGGCCTGCGCGTGGTGTGCCACAACACGATCCCGCAGTCGCGTGGCCTGGGTTCGTCGGCCGCGGCCGCCGTCGCCGGCGTCGCCGCCGCCAACGGCCTGTGCGGATTTCCGCTGTCGGAGGATCAGGTGATCCAGGAGGCGTCCGTCTTCGAGGGCCACCCCGACAACGCCGCCGCGTCCGTGCTCGGCGGGGCGGTGGTCAGCTGGACCGACAAGCCCGTCGACGGCCGCACCGCCCCGCAGTACCGGGCCGTCGGCCTCGACGTGCACCCGGACATCCGCGCCACCGCGCTGGTGCCGTCGTTCCACGCCTCGACCAACGCCGTGCGCCAGGTGCTGCCGTCCGACGTCAGCCACATCGACGCCCGCTTCAACGTCTCCCGCGTGGCCGTCATGGTCACCGCGCTGACCAGCCACCCGGAACTGCTGTGGGAGGGCACCCGCGATCGCCTGCACCAGACGTACCGCGCCGAGGTGCTGCCGGTGACCGCCGAATGGGTCAACCGCCTGCGCAACCGCGGATACGCCGCGTTCCTGTCGGGCGCCGGCCCGACCTGCCTGGTCCTGTCCACCGAGGAAATCCCCGCCAAGGTGCTCGACGAGGCCCGCGAAGCCGGCATCAAGGTCATGGAGCTGACCGTCGCCGGACCGGTCCAGGTCGAGGTGGAAAGCTAG